The proteins below come from a single Oncorhynchus keta strain PuntledgeMale-10-30-2019 chromosome 1, Oket_V2, whole genome shotgun sequence genomic window:
- the palld gene encoding palladin isoform X8 has translation MQTSTFNYARPKQFIAAQSPGGTGPMGGYVTQSSGSSGSSLPSPLSPPTSQKPFTRVVLPPFSKGGSIESQSPSSPSFPPPPPPFLSSSISSLSGPAKDFPPPPPPPPPPVSSAPPYSLAHSNSSSPFTSMSQSPAGFLASVLPATPTSPSFNALGLPKGNGTISAFPRKQSRGTPRLASDSDIQGTKDAVIQDLERKLRFKEERMSNGQQRLTYEEKMARRLLGADNAATVLNTQQQDEEPVTQDSSSSDIESVPQKEYKVSSFEQRLISEIEFRLERSPVEESDDDVQHDEDTTGTGVVPFFDSKLKHYKVFEGMPVTFSCKVIGDPKPKIYWFKDGKQISKRSEHYRISRDADGTCNLHTAAASLDDDGNYTIMAGNPEGRVSCTGRMMVQAVNQRGRSQRSTPGHIRRPRSRSRDSGDENENIQERHFRPHFLQAPGDLIVQEGRLCRMDCKVSGLPTPDLIWQLNGQTIRPDSAHKMLVRENGVHSLVIEPVSSRDAGIYTCIASNRAGQNSFNLELIVAAKEMHKAPSFIEKLQNTGVAEGYPVRLECRVSAVPYPQIFWKKENESFTHNTDRISMHQDNCGYLCMIIQPAMKEDAGWYTVSAKNEAGIVSSTARLDVHTQWQQPNTPKPKKVRPSTSRYAALTERGLDVKAAFFPDSSPLQPGGLVESDDL, from the exons ATGCAGACCAGCACCTTCAACTACGCCCGGCCAAAGCAGTTCATTGCTGCCCAGAGCCCTGGGGGGACTGGCCCTATGGGGGGCTATGTCACCCAGTCCTCAGGGTCCTCTGGTTCCAGCctgccctcccccctctccccacccaccTCACAAAAACCCTTCACCAGGGTTGTCCTGCCTCCCTTCAGTAAGGGCGGCAGCATTGAGTCTCagtccccttcctctccctccttcccacctccacctcctcccttccTCAGTAGCAGCATTTCATCCTTGTCAGGCCCTGCCAAAGacttccctccaccccctcctccccctcctccacctgtctcttcGGCTCCCCCCTATTCCCTCGCCCACTCAAACAGCTCCTCCCCCTTCACCTCCATGTCCCAATCACCTGCTGGCTTCCTGGCCTCTGTCCTTCCAGCCACACCCACTAGCCCATCCTTCAACGCCCTGGGCCTGCCTAAAGGGAACGGGACTAT CAGTGCTTTTCCCCGGAAACAGTCCAGAGGAACCCCACGCCTGGCCTCAGACTCTGACATCCAGGGAACCAAGGATGCTGTCATTCAGGACCTGGAGAGGAAGCTACGATTCAAGGAGGAGCGCATGAGCAACggacaacag AGGTTAACCTATGAGGAGAAGATGGCTCGCAGGCTGCTGGGGGCAGACAACGCAGCCACAGTACTAAACACACAGCAGCAGGATGAGGAGCCTGTTACACag GATTCCAGTTCATCTGACATAGAATCTGTCCCTCAAAAG GAGTACAAGGTGTCCAGCTTCGAGCAGCGCCTGATCAGTGAGATCGAGTTCCGTCTGGAGCGCTCTCCAGTGGAGGAGTCTGACGACGATGTGCAGCATGACGAGGATACCACTGGCACCGGGGTGGTGCCCTTCTTCGACAGCAAGCTCAAACACTACAAGGTGTTCGAGGGCATGCCCGTCACCTTCTCCTGCAAGGTCATTGGAGACCCCAAGccaaag ATCTACTGGTTTAAGGATGGGAAGCAGATCTCTAAGAGGAGTGAACACTACAGGATCAGCCGCGACGCTGACGGGACCTGCAACCTCCACACCGCCGCCGCCTCATTGGACGATGACGGCAACTACACCATTATGGCTGGTAACCCTGAG gggagGGTGAGCTGTACTGGAAGGATGATGGTCCAGGCAGTGAACCAGAGGGGGAGGAGCCAGCGCTCTACACCTGGACACATCCGCAG ACCTAGGTCTCGGTCCAGAGACAGTGGTGATGAGAACGAGAACATCCAGGAGCGTCACTTCCGCCCCCACTTCCTGCAGGCGCCTGGTGACCTCATCGTCCAGGAGGGTAGGCTCTGCCGGATGGACTGCAAG GTGAGTGGCTTGCCCACACCAGACCTGATCTGGCAGCTGAATGGTCAGACCATCCGTCCTGACTCCGCCCACAAGATGCTGGTGAGGGAGAATGGCGTCCACTCGCTGGTCATCGAGCCCGTGTCCAGCCGTGATGCAGGCATCTACACCTGCATCGCCAGCAACCGCGCTGGACAGAACTCCTTCAACCTGGAACTCATTGTAGCAG CCAAAGAGATGCACAAGGCCCCTTCATTCATCGAGAAGCTGCAGAACACTGGTGTTGCCGAAGGTTACCCGGTGCGTCTGGAGTGCCGTGTGTCGGCTGTTCCCTACCCACAGATCTTTTGGAAGAAGGAGAATGAGTCTTTCACGCACAACACAGACAGGATAAG CATGCACCAGGACAACTGTGGCTATCTGTGTATGATCATCCAACCAGCCATGAAGGAGGATGCTGGCTGGTACACCGTGTCTGCCAAGAACGAGGCTGGCATTGTGTCCAGCACTGCACGACTCGACGTCCACA cTCAGTGGCAGCAGCCCAACACTCCCAAGCCTAAGAAGGTGCGTCCGTCGACGAGTCGCTATGCAGCGCTGACAGAAAGAGGACTGGACGTGAAGGCAGCCTTCTTCCCCGACTCCAGCCCCCTGCAGCCGGGAGGCCTAGTGGAGAGTGATGACCTGTAG
- the cbr4 gene encoding LOW QUALITY PROTEIN: carbonyl reductase family member 4 (The sequence of the model RefSeq protein was modified relative to this genomic sequence to represent the inferred CDS: deleted 1 base in 1 codon; substituted 1 base at 1 genomic stop codon): MTGGQKGCRGHSQAVRGGSRGIGRAVSRLLAERGCRVVVVSRNSMLAAQATVASLDGADHVGFCCDVSKGEEVQKTFRIILKTCGNISYLVNAAGTNRDGLLLWTRLEDMVAMLHTNLLGSRLSCKAALRSMLHTQGGAIVNIGSVVELKGNAGQCVYSASKAGLEGFTRSQAKEVASXNIRVNLLAPGFIGTDMTAGLGE; the protein is encoded by the exons ATGACTGGTGGACAGAAGGGG TGCAGGGGGCATTCCCAGGCTGTGCGTGGGGGCTCCAGGGGCATTGGCAGGGCTGTATCAAGGCTGCTGGCAGAGAGAGGCTGCAGGGTTGTTGTGGTGTCCAGGAAC AGCATGCTTGCTGCTCAGGCCACTGTGGCGTCCCTCGATGGAG CTGACCATGTGGGCTTTTGTTGTGACGTCTCCAAAGGAGAGGAAGTGCAGAAGACGTTTAGGATTATCCTGAAGACTTGTGGAAACATTTCCTACCTGGTCAATGCAGCTGGCACCAACAG ggatGGTCTGTTACTGTGGACCAGGCTAGAAGACATGGTGGCTATGCTTCATACCAACCTACTGGGGAGCAGGTTGAGCTGCAAGGCAGCGCTACGGAGCATGCTCCACACTCAGGGAGGGGCGATTGTCAACATAG GCTCTGTGGTGGAGTTGAAGGGGAACGCAggtcagtgtgtgtacagtgccaGTAAAGCAGGTCTGGAGGGCTTCACTCGCTCTCAGGCCAAGGAGGTGGCCTCGTGAAACATCAGGGTTAACTTGCTGGCTCCAG GTTTCATCGGGACAGACATGACAGCGGGGCTGGGGGAGTAG